TACGCGGGCCAGCTCGCCCGCAGCGCCGGCAAGGTCGTCTTCTTCGCCAAGCACGTCGACGTCATGGACACCGCCGAGGAGACCTTCACCCGGCAGGGCGTACGGTTCGCGTCCATCCGCGGCGACCAGACCCCCTCACTGCGGCAGAAGAACATCGACGCCTTCGTCAACGACCCCAGCGTCGCCGTCGCGGTCTGCTCCCTGACCGCCGCCGGCGTCGGGCTGAACCTCCAGGTGGCCTCGAACATCGTCCTGGCCGAGCTGTCCTGGACCGACGCCGAGCAGACCCAGGCGATCGACCGCAGCCACCGCATCGGTCAGACCGAGCCGGTCACCGCCTGGCGGGTCATCGCGGCCCAGACCATCGACGCCCGCATCGCCGAGCTCATCGACAGCAAGGCCGGACTGGCCGCCCGGGCCCTGGACGGATCCGACACCGAGGTCTCGTCCTCGTCCGACGTCCAGCTCGACATGCTCGTCGCCCTGCTGGCCGACGAGCTCAGCCAGGCCCTGCAGCCCGATGCCGGGCCGCTGGAGGATTTCCTGGACACAGCCGGGGACGAACCGGTGGACGACCCCCTGGCGGTACCGCTCGACGATCCCCTGAGCGAGCCGGCGGAATAACGACATGGCCGGGCCCCTGCGGGTGAACGCGACCGTGACGATCCCGGAGAACGAACTGACCTGGCGTTTCTCCCGCTCCTCAGGGCCGGGCGGCCAGAGTGTGAACACCACTGACAGCCGCGTCCAGGTGCGCTGGGACGCGGCTGCCAGTGGGGTACTCACACCCGAACAACGCGAACGACTGCTCGGTCGTCTGAGCTCGCGCCTCGTGGACGGGGTTCTGCAGGTCACCTCGTCCGAGCAGCGCTCGCAGCTCCAGAACCGCGAGACCGCCGAACAGCGACTGGCGCAGATCGTGGCGGCCGCGCTCGCCCCACCGGCGCGGGCGCGGCGCGCCACCAAGGCCACCCGGGGTTCCCAGGAACGCCGGATCGCCCAGAAGAAGCGCCGCGGCAACGTCAAACGCTTACGCCGGGACACCTCCGACTAGCGCGGTGACCCACCTTTGTTCGTGATCAGGCGAACCCTCCCCGGGGAAGGTCGGCATGATCACGAACAAGGGGTGGCGTCACTCGTCGAAGTCGGTGCTCCGGCTGAGCTTCTCCCAGGCGTCGACCTCGGTGCGCAGGGCGTCCAGAGCCTTCCGGAACTCGTCCGAGGAGTCGTTGCCCAGCAGCAGCATGAAGGGCGGCTCCTTCGATTCCACGGCCTCGATGAGCGCGGCCGCAGCCCTGGCCGGATCGCCCTTCTGGGTGCCGTGCACCGTGTCGTGCTCCTTGCGGCGCCGGCCCGCCGTGTCGGCGTAGTCGGCGATCGGTACGGCCGCCTGGGTCAGGGAACGACCGGCGAAGTCGGTGCGGAAGCCTCCGGGCTCCACGACCATCGCGGCGATCCCCAGCGACGCCACCTCTTTGCGCAGCGACAAGGTGAGGGCCTCGACGGCGGCCTTCACCGCCGCGTAGTAACCGGAGCCCTCCGGGGAGACGCGGGCCCCGATCGAGGAGATGTTCACGATCGTGCCCGAGCGACGCTCCCGCATGCCCGGCAGGACCGCCTTGACCAGGCGGGTGGTCCCGAACACGTGGGTCTCGAAGAGTCGCTGGACGGCGTCGTCCTCGCCCTCCTCGACCGCGGCTCGGTAGCCGTACCCGGCGTTGTTGACCAGGACATCGATCGCCCCGAACCGCTCCTGCGCCGCCATCACGGCGGCGGACACCTGCTCCTGGTCGGTGACGTCCAGCGGCAGGGCGAGGGCGGTGTCCGGATGGGCATCGGCCAGGTCCTGGACCCGGGAGACGTCCCGCGCGGTGACGACGACATGGTGGCCCCGTGCCAGCACAGCCTCGGCGAAGGCGCGGCCGAGGCCGGTCGAGCAGCCGGTGATCAGCCAGGTGGTCATGAAATGCCTTTCTCCAGAGCATGGGTGGTCTACCACTCGCCCCGAGGCTATGACCGCCGGATCGGGGGTGCGCGTCCAGCCCGGCTCTGAGGGAGGCCCTGTTCTTACCCCTCAGCCCTTTGCCCGCCGCAGCGCAGCCAGCAGCGGCACGGCGGTGAGGAGGGCGATCGCGATGATGACCACGGCGAAACCGACCAGGGCACTGGCCAGGCTGATCGACAGGGTGGCGACACCGATGCCGACCACCGGCAGGGTGAGCCCGATGTAGCCGATCAGGAAGATGCCCGCCAGGACCTCGCCGCGTTGCGCGGGTGCGGACAGGGACCCGGCCACGGCCAGGGCGGCGGCGAAGAGCGGACCGGCGCCCGCACCGCTGACGACGCCGCCCAGGAAGAACCAGCCCAGGGCTCCGACGGTCTCCACGACTACAGCGAGGACGGCGATCCCGGCGACGAGCAGGACGGTGCCGACAGCGATCCGGGCCGGCACGCTCAGAGGGCGCACGGCGATCTGGGAGATCGCGGCGGCGGCGAAGGTCACGAACACCACCAGGCCGGCGGTGGCGCGGGAGGTGATGTGCAGCTGGCCGGCGACGAAGACCGGGGCCAGCGAGGTGAACAGGCCCAGCACCGAGAAGGCGGAGAAGGCGATGCCGCCGGCCAGGAAGAACCGGCCCCGGGCGGCGTGCGGCACGCTGACGCGCTGGGGCCGGTAGGCGGGACGCTGCTGCGGACGGGTGGCGGTCTCGGGGACGAGCGCGATACCGGCGAAGGCCAGGACCAGGAGCACCAGGAACACGACGTACGGGGTCACCAGCGGCGAACCCACCCCTTCGGCCAGGATGCCCGAGACCAGGGCCCCGATGCCGAAGCCGCCGAGGTTGGCCATGCCGGCGACGATCTGCCCGCGCACCGGGTCGGCGCCCGGGCGCGAGGTCAGGTGCAGTTCGAGGATGTGGGCGGTGATGGTCGCGGTGAGCATGCCGACGCCGAACCCGGCGATGACCCGGGCGGCGATCAGGCCGGGCAGCTCGGGCCAGGCGATGAAGACCACGGCCGAGACGATCTGCAGCGCGATGGCCGGCAGCAGGATCCGGCGGCGGCCGTGGACGTCGCCGAGGTGACCGGCCAGGAACAGGGCGATCACCACGCCGACGGCGTAGGCGGCGAAGGCGATCGTGATGGCGAACGTGGAGAAGCCGTCGCGGCGCTGGTAGATCGACCACAGGGGGGTGGGCACGGTGTTGTAGGCCATGACGATCAGGAACGAGGCTGCGGCGATCCAGAAACCGGCGCCGTGGCTGACCTCACGACGGGCCGGGGCCGGGGCCGAGAGCGTGGCGGTTGACATGGCATGAGCCTGACTCACCTGCAGTTATCCCGTCCAACGATGAAATCCGATCGAATTGATCTGGCATAGTGATGAGTCGTGGACAGCCGTCAGCTCGAGGTCTTCGTCGCCGTCGCCCGGGCGGGTGGTTTCACCCGGGCCGCCGCTGATCTGCATCTGGTGCAGTCGGCGGTGTCGGCCACCATCGCGGCCCTGGAATCGGATCTGGGGGAGCGCCTGTTCGACCGCACCACCCGGCAGGTGCGCCTGACCGCCGCCGGGCGCGCCCTGCTGCCGCACGCGTCCTGGATCCTGGACGCCTTCCAGGTCGCCCGGGACGCGGTCGACGCGGTGGGCGGTGGCCTGACCGGCTCGATCCGGATCGGCTACATGACGAACGTGACCCTGTTCGACGTGCCGCGTCTGCTGGGCCGTTTCACCCACGAGCACCCGAATGTCACGATGCGCCTGGCTCCGGCCCCCTCCGGCACCGCGGGGTTGTCCGAGAGCCTGCGGGTGGGTGACATCGACGTGGCGTTCATGGCGGCGCGCCCCGAGGACTATCCCGACCTGCAGATCGATGTGCTGGCCAGCTCGGACCTGGGGCTGACGGTGGCGCTGGATCATCCCCTGGCCGGCCGGGAAACGATCACCCTGGCCGAGGCCGCCCCGCTGCGGTTCGTGGACTTCCGCCAGGGGTTTGCCAACCGCACCCTCGTCGACGCCGAGTTCCGGCGCCGGGGGCTGCGGCGGGACGTGTTCATCGAGGCCTCCGACACCCATGACACCGCGGCACTGGTGCGCAACGGCCTCGGCGCGGGTTTCCTGCCCCGGTACCTGGTCGAGAAAGACCCCTCGCTGCACTGGATCGAGGTGGAGGACGCCGACTTCCAGATGTACGTCAGCGTGGCGACGGCTCGGGGGCGCACACTGACCGCGGCGGCCGCCCGCCTGGCTGCGCTGGCCCGGGGCGCGCAGGGGCCGGGGACCCAGGGCGGGACCCAGGTCTAGGACTTTGGGCCTACAGGTGATTCACAGGCTCGCGGTTGGGTCGGACCACTCGAGTTCCCTGACCACGAGAAGGAGCATCACGTGTCGCGACGACGTCCCCGGCTGCTGCGCCCGGCCATTGCGCTGGCGACGGCCTCGATCCTGGGGGTGGGCGCGGCGATCGCGTTCGGCGCGGTCCCGGGTAACTCCGCCAACCTGCCCCAGGGCAGCCACCACGGCAGCACGGTGCAGCCGGTCGCCGGTTCCGCGGGTGATGACGAGCTGGAGATGACCACGGCGCAGGCGGCGAAATACGCCAGCACACTGGGAAAGCCGGCCACGAAGAAGCGGCGGCACGGCAGTACGCCGACCCCAGGCCCCAGTGCCACGCCGAGTAGCACCCCGGCCCCGACCGCCCCGACCAGCCCGACCAGCACGAGCACCCCCACCGACACCAGCACGCCGGACCACACGATGACCCCCGGCGCCACCATGACGATGCCCGCCGGTGACTGGATCCCGGTGGATGCGGCGGCCTGGAAGGCCCAGCTCGAGGAGTTCGAGGCACTGACGCCGCGCACCCCGCCGGCCACCGCGAAGAAGAACCCCGAGTTCAACGCCACCTGCACGTACAGCCACTCGGGCAACAACGACCCGATCGTGTTCCCCGGCCAGACCGGGAAGTCGCACCTGCACTCGTTCTTCGGCAACGAGAGCACCGACGCGAACAGCACCACCGAGGACCTGATGAAGTTCACGTCCACGACCTGCCGGCCGACCGAAGACCACTCGGCCTACTGGATGCCGTCACTGACCGACAAGAGCACCGGCCAGAAGGTGGAACCGAAAGAGCTGATCGTTTACTACGGTTCGCTGCTGGAGGACAAGACCAAGACGGTGCCGATGCCGAACGGCATGCGGATGGTCGTGGGGGATGCAAAGAAGCAGGAGGCCACCCCGGTCGGCACGGTGAACCAGTTCTGGTGCGCCGGTGGCCCGGCCGACGGCGTGGCCCGCAGCGACGACGGCAACTGGCCCGTCTGCCAGGACAACGGCTCGCTGCACTTCCTGCAGCGGTTCCCGGACTGCTGGGACGGCAAGAACCTGGACAGCCCGGACCACAAGTCGCACGTCGCCTACGGTGCGCAGGGCACCTGCCCGGCCGCGTTCCCGGTCCGGATCCCGGCCGTCACCTTCGTCGTCAACTACGACACCGAAGGTACCCAGGCCGGGTTCGAGCTGGCCAGCGGAATGGCCTCGTCCATGCACTTCGACGGGTTCTTCGCCTGGGACACCAAGACCATGGCCGACCTGGTCAAGAGCTGCGTGAACCAGCTGGTGACCTGCAACAAGGAGAAGCAGTTCTGATGTAGTTCGGATCCGGCCGGTCGGGGCCGGTCGGGGTGCCACGGCATCCCGGCCGGCCTGGCGGCGAGGTAGGGCCCCAGGTGCGCCGTCCGGACCGGCGTGCTTCGCTCGGGTGGTGACCACTGTCGATACGCTTCTCCTGGCGGCCACCGCCGCTCACCTCGGCTTCCAGGTCACCGTCACGGCGCTCGTCTACCCGGCCCTGGCGCGGGTGCCCGCTCAGGAATGGGCACCCGCTCATGAGGCCCACTCGCGGGCCGTGGTCCCCCTCGTCATCGTGATGTACGGGACCCTCGTCCTGGCCGGCGGCTGGGCCCTGCTGTCCGGCCCGGGCGGTTGGACGTGCGTGGCCCTGGGCGCCGTGGCCGCCACCTTCGGGGTCACGGCCTGCGCGGCCCGGGTCCACGGCCGGCTGGGGACGGGGCACGACCACGAAGCCGTCAGGCGCCTGCTGTGGATCGACCGGGCGCGGGCCCTGACCGCCACGATCGCGCTCGCCGCGGCCGTCCTGGCGGTGCGGTGAGCCCCTCTACGGCGGCCGAGAGCAGCAGGCGACGGTGGGCCTCATCGCCGGCGCCGCCCGTCGGAGAGGTCTTGCGTCTTGTAGGTGATGATCGGGACCGTGGTGGCCACCGGTGTGGCCAGGTGATGGGTGACCAGGTCGTCGACCACCTGCTCGATGCGCTTGTAGGCGGAGGGCGCTTCTTCGAACAGTAACTGCCGGTCGCCGCAGATCACGATGGAACCTACCGGCGTGCGCCGCAATTCGGCCACAGTGTGCTTGGCCTGGTTGCGGCGCAGGGCGTCGGAGCGGGACATCTTGCGCCCGGCCCCGTGGGCCACCGAGAAGTTGGCGGCCGCCGGGGAGTGTGCGGCCACCAGGGCGGACGGAGTGCCGCGGGTGCCGGCGACCAGGACGTCGCGGTCGTCGCCGGGGGCCGCTCCCTTACGGTGCAGATAGACGCCGTCGCGGATCTCGACCTGGTTGTGGCACAGATCGACGACCGGGTCGGCTACGCGGGCCCCGATCGCCGTGGCCACCCGGGCGGCGATCGTTCGCCGGTTCAGCTGCCCCCAGCGCACCGCGGCGTCGTGGGCGGCCAGGTACGCCTGCGGGTCCGCGGCGGGACCGGCCCCGTGCTCCTGCGTGTGGGCGCGCAGGAGGTGCTCCCCGATGCCGCGCGATCCGCTGTGCACGACGAGCACCAGGTCGCCACGCCCGATCCCCAGCCGCTCGGCGTGCCCGGGGGCCTGGACGGTGTCGACGCGGGCGAGCTCGACGAAATGGTTCCCCCGGCCCACGGTGCCGAATCCCGGCATCCGGTCGAGGCCGCCCAGGGCGTCCATCGCCTGGAGCTCCTCCAGCACCTCGCCCTCGGGTGTGACGGCCTCGTCGAGGTCGGGAAACCGCCGGGCCAGTCGCTCCGGCGCGAGCTTTCGCAGATGCAGCGGGAAAACGGCGATGCCACAGCCGATGTCACCGCCGACCAGATGGGGATAGAGCACGCGTGAGGTCATGGCCGCGCCGATCGGCGCGCCCTTGCCCGGATGCAGGTCGGGCATCCCGGCCACGTGGACCATGCCGGGCAGGGAGGCGACCTGGTGGCACTGGTCGACGGCCGACGACTCGATCCAGCTGCGCGGGGAGGCGAAGACGGTGACGGTGGCCTGGTCTGGTGCGGAAACGGGCACAGGAATCCTTGGGGAGGTGCGAGAGGGCATGACGGAGGACAGGGTGGAGCCGGGGAGGGGAATGTCCGTCAGTACGTCATGGCCACACTCTGGCCAAGGGGGTCCGGTCACGCAACGGATTTTCCCGTCGCGAGCGGTCCGGGTCGTGGATCCGCCGGTCAGCCGGTGATCACGCCGAAGGCCACCGAACCGAGCGCCATCGCCGCGGCGGCCACCAGGAGCCCGAACGTGGCGCGCTGATAGAACTCCGCACTGAGCAGCTGGAAGGCCTTGCGTCCCAGCAGGAAGCCCAGGCCCGCGGCGATCCACAGCAGGGGGAGCCCGGCCGGCAGCACCCAGGCACTCGTCACCAGCAGGATGCCCACGCTCAGCGGCAGCCGCGCCACCGACAGCATGACGAGCGTGTCACGCACCCGCCGGGGCTCCTGCAGCCGCGCGTTGAGGTACAGGACGACGGGCGGGGCCCCGAGCGACGTGCACGAACTGAGGAACCCCGAGACCGTGCCGACCAGCGGCGCGGCGACGCCCGAGTCCACCCAGTGGCCCGGGGCCCCGGTCGTGACGACGGACC
This region of Kineosporia sp. NBRC 101731 genomic DNA includes:
- a CDS encoding oxidoreductase gives rise to the protein MTTWLITGCSTGLGRAFAEAVLARGHHVVVTARDVSRVQDLADAHPDTALALPLDVTDQEQVSAAVMAAQERFGAIDVLVNNAGYGYRAAVEEGEDDAVQRLFETHVFGTTRLVKAVLPGMRERRSGTIVNISSIGARVSPEGSGYYAAVKAAVEALTLSLRKEVASLGIAAMVVEPGGFRTDFAGRSLTQAAVPIADYADTAGRRRKEHDTVHGTQKGDPARAAAALIEAVESKEPPFMLLLGNDSSDEFRKALDALRTEVDAWEKLSRSTDFDE
- a CDS encoding RNA ligase RtcB family protein, which gives rise to MPSRTSPRIPVPVSAPDQATVTVFASPRSWIESSAVDQCHQVASLPGMVHVAGMPDLHPGKGAPIGAAMTSRVLYPHLVGGDIGCGIAVFPLHLRKLAPERLARRFPDLDEAVTPEGEVLEELQAMDALGGLDRMPGFGTVGRGNHFVELARVDTVQAPGHAERLGIGRGDLVLVVHSGSRGIGEHLLRAHTQEHGAGPAADPQAYLAAHDAAVRWGQLNRRTIAARVATAIGARVADPVVDLCHNQVEIRDGVYLHRKGAAPGDDRDVLVAGTRGTPSALVAAHSPAAANFSVAHGAGRKMSRSDALRRNQAKHTVAELRRTPVGSIVICGDRQLLFEEAPSAYKRIEQVVDDLVTHHLATPVATTVPIITYKTQDLSDGRRRR
- a CDS encoding DUF1996 domain-containing protein, encoding MSRRRPRLLRPAIALATASILGVGAAIAFGAVPGNSANLPQGSHHGSTVQPVAGSAGDDELEMTTAQAAKYASTLGKPATKKRRHGSTPTPGPSATPSSTPAPTAPTSPTSTSTPTDTSTPDHTMTPGATMTMPAGDWIPVDAAAWKAQLEEFEALTPRTPPATAKKNPEFNATCTYSHSGNNDPIVFPGQTGKSHLHSFFGNESTDANSTTEDLMKFTSTTCRPTEDHSAYWMPSLTDKSTGQKVEPKELIVYYGSLLEDKTKTVPMPNGMRMVVGDAKKQEATPVGTVNQFWCAGGPADGVARSDDGNWPVCQDNGSLHFLQRFPDCWDGKNLDSPDHKSHVAYGAQGTCPAAFPVRIPAVTFVVNYDTEGTQAGFELASGMASSMHFDGFFAWDTKTMADLVKSCVNQLVTCNKEKQF
- a CDS encoding MFS transporter yields the protein MSTATLSAPAPARREVSHGAGFWIAAASFLIVMAYNTVPTPLWSIYQRRDGFSTFAITIAFAAYAVGVVIALFLAGHLGDVHGRRRILLPAIALQIVSAVVFIAWPELPGLIAARVIAGFGVGMLTATITAHILELHLTSRPGADPVRGQIVAGMANLGGFGIGALVSGILAEGVGSPLVTPYVVFLVLLVLAFAGIALVPETATRPQQRPAYRPQRVSVPHAARGRFFLAGGIAFSAFSVLGLFTSLAPVFVAGQLHITSRATAGLVVFVTFAAAAISQIAVRPLSVPARIAVGTVLLVAGIAVLAVVVETVGALGWFFLGGVVSGAGAGPLFAAALAVAGSLSAPAQRGEVLAGIFLIGYIGLTLPVVGIGVATLSISLASALVGFAVVIIAIALLTAVPLLAALRRAKG
- a CDS encoding LysR family transcriptional regulator, producing the protein MDSRQLEVFVAVARAGGFTRAAADLHLVQSAVSATIAALESDLGERLFDRTTRQVRLTAAGRALLPHASWILDAFQVARDAVDAVGGGLTGSIRIGYMTNVTLFDVPRLLGRFTHEHPNVTMRLAPAPSGTAGLSESLRVGDIDVAFMAARPEDYPDLQIDVLASSDLGLTVALDHPLAGRETITLAEAAPLRFVDFRQGFANRTLVDAEFRRRGLRRDVFIEASDTHDTAALVRNGLGAGFLPRYLVEKDPSLHWIEVEDADFQMYVSVATARGRTLTAAAARLAALARGAQGPGTQGGTQV
- the arfB gene encoding alternative ribosome rescue aminoacyl-tRNA hydrolase ArfB codes for the protein MAGPLRVNATVTIPENELTWRFSRSSGPGGQSVNTTDSRVQVRWDAAASGVLTPEQRERLLGRLSSRLVDGVLQVTSSEQRSQLQNRETAEQRLAQIVAAALAPPARARRATKATRGSQERRIAQKKRRGNVKRLRRDTSD